Proteins found in one Solitalea lacus genomic segment:
- a CDS encoding 2-phosphosulfolactate phosphatase yields the protein MKHLEVCLTPALLPLYDLKGSIVVVIDIFRATSSISYGIENGADAIIPVASVEECLSHQGNGYLLGAERNGEVVNGFDFGNSPFSYTKEKVEGKTLVVTTTNGTHAINESKNADEIVIGSFLNLSAVCDYLVKQNKNVFLLCSGWKNKVNLEDTLFAGAVVTQLKEVFDTWCDSSVLAEDLYQAAKDDLHEYMKKTSHSERLKKLGIEKDIEFCLNVDLLQSVPVIKDGKIVKADL from the coding sequence ATGAAACACCTCGAAGTTTGTTTGACTCCTGCCTTATTGCCACTTTACGATTTAAAAGGAAGTATAGTTGTTGTTATTGATATCTTCAGAGCTACTTCCTCAATTTCGTATGGCATTGAGAATGGGGCCGATGCAATTATTCCGGTTGCAAGTGTGGAAGAGTGTTTGTCGCATCAGGGGAATGGGTATTTGTTAGGAGCTGAGCGTAACGGTGAGGTAGTAAACGGCTTTGATTTTGGTAATTCTCCATTTAGTTATACCAAAGAAAAGGTAGAAGGGAAAACTCTTGTGGTAACCACCACAAACGGAACTCATGCTATCAATGAATCAAAAAATGCTGATGAAATTGTTATAGGATCGTTTTTGAACCTTTCGGCAGTGTGTGATTATCTGGTTAAACAAAACAAAAATGTGTTTTTACTTTGTTCAGGATGGAAAAATAAGGTTAACCTTGAAGATACTTTGTTTGCAGGTGCTGTTGTTACTCAACTGAAAGAAGTATTTGACACTTGGTGCGATTCTTCAGTTTTGGCCGAAGATCTATATCAAGCGGCGAAGGATGACTTACATGAATACATGAAGAAAACTTCTCATAGCGAACGATTGAAAAAACTTGGTATCGAGAAAGATATTGAATTTTGTTTAAATGTTGATTTATTACAATCAGTACCTGTAATTAAAGATGGGAAGATTGTAAAAGCAGATTTATAG
- a CDS encoding nucleotide pyrophosphohydrolase, whose product MSIKQAQEMVDQWIRTTGVRYFSELTNMTILTEEVGEVARLMSRLYGDQSFKENEKHKELSDELADVLWVLICIANQTGVDLTAALEKNFEKKSIRDAERHKNNPKL is encoded by the coding sequence ATATCAATTAAACAGGCCCAAGAAATGGTTGATCAATGGATAAGAACAACCGGGGTACGCTATTTTAGTGAATTAACCAACATGACAATTTTAACTGAAGAAGTTGGAGAAGTAGCTCGTTTGATGAGTCGATTATATGGAGATCAGTCGTTTAAAGAGAATGAGAAACACAAGGAATTAAGTGATGAATTAGCAGATGTACTTTGGGTATTAATTTGTATTGCCAACCAAACAGGAGTTGATTTAACAGCTGCACTAGAAAAGAATTTTGAGAAAAAAAGTATTCGAGATGCTGAACGCCACAAAAACAATCCTAAGCTGTAA
- the dtd gene encoding D-aminoacyl-tRNA deacylase, whose product MRAVIQRVSEASVKIDGIIKGEIKTGFMVLLGIEEADTQEDVEWLSQKIANMRVFGDENGLMNKSLADVSGNVLLISQFTLFASTKKGNRPGFTRSAKPEKAIPLYEYFIKSLEMLLNKKVATGEFGADMKVSLVNDGPVTITMDTKNKE is encoded by the coding sequence ATGAGAGCAGTAATACAACGTGTTTCAGAAGCTTCAGTTAAAATTGACGGTATAATTAAAGGCGAAATAAAAACAGGATTCATGGTTTTGCTTGGCATTGAAGAAGCCGACACGCAGGAAGATGTTGAGTGGTTATCTCAAAAAATCGCCAATATGCGTGTGTTTGGTGATGAAAACGGACTTATGAATAAATCATTAGCTGACGTTAGTGGTAATGTTCTTTTGATAAGTCAGTTTACCTTATTTGCATCAACTAAAAAAGGCAACCGACCAGGATTTACTCGCTCAGCTAAGCCCGAAAAGGCCATTCCATTGTATGAGTATTTTATAAAATCCTTGGAAATGTTACTAAACAAAAAAGTTGCTACTGGAGAATTTGGCGCCGATATGAAAGTAAGCCTGGTAAATGACGGTCCTGTTACGATTACAATGGACACTAAAAACAAAGAATAA
- a CDS encoding DUF922 domain-containing protein, which produces MLLCSALDGTAQSDVANLKQAVKYYKVEFDERRGENGDTLYYSSHRPLKWTDFKAEPRATSSYSAAAFTGFGYNGKIKLDNDTAIIALVLETYFIKPFSWVRKGAQTDYALAHEQLHFDITYLIVQRLKKRLMATTYDADFDSIIQYQYIQSYRDMNRLQEQYDNETRHGIIKTEQERWERQVIKWLQE; this is translated from the coding sequence ATGCTGCTTTGTAGTGCATTGGATGGAACTGCTCAGTCTGACGTAGCTAATCTTAAACAAGCCGTTAAATACTATAAAGTTGAGTTTGACGAAAGAAGAGGGGAAAATGGTGATACACTGTATTATTCAAGCCATAGGCCATTGAAGTGGACTGATTTTAAGGCCGAACCTCGAGCAACCAGTTCGTATTCTGCCGCAGCATTTACGGGGTTCGGGTACAACGGTAAAATAAAACTTGATAATGATACCGCAATAATTGCCCTTGTTTTAGAAACCTATTTTATAAAGCCTTTTTCGTGGGTGCGTAAAGGAGCTCAAACGGACTATGCTCTGGCTCACGAACAATTACATTTTGATATTACCTATTTGATTGTCCAACGCTTAAAAAAACGTTTGATGGCAACAACTTATGATGCTGACTTTGACAGTATTATTCAATATCAATATATACAATCCTACCGTGATATGAATCGCTTACAAGAGCAGTATGATAATGAAACTCGCCATGGCATTATTAAAACGGAGCAGGAACGCTGGGAACGGCAGGTAATTAAATGGTTGCAGGAGTAA
- a CDS encoding RNA polymerase sigma-70 factor — translation MNNLELWPDHDLLDLMRNDDRSAFETIYNKYWSKLYLSAFNLLRNRHAAEDIVQEIFVQLWLKRHVNQVQTLQSYLYTAVRFQVFKAIRDGKAHEELFEEVEKLFNENNSESRVIELDIRNRLDQAIKTLPEKCQQVFVLSRKEHLSNKEIAEQLGISPKTVENHLTIALRQIRSTMGDVLFIVALFLLNNWN, via the coding sequence ATGAATAATTTGGAATTATGGCCCGATCATGATCTGTTGGATTTGATGCGTAATGATGATCGATCTGCATTCGAGACGATTTATAATAAATACTGGAGTAAACTTTACCTTTCCGCATTCAACCTGTTGAGAAACCGGCATGCAGCCGAGGATATTGTGCAGGAAATTTTTGTACAACTTTGGCTAAAGCGTCATGTTAACCAGGTACAAACACTACAATCTTATTTGTATACAGCTGTTCGTTTTCAGGTATTTAAAGCAATTCGTGATGGTAAAGCCCACGAAGAGCTATTTGAAGAAGTAGAAAAGTTGTTTAATGAGAATAACTCTGAAAGTAGAGTAATTGAGCTGGATATCCGAAACAGATTGGATCAGGCAATAAAAACACTGCCGGAAAAATGCCAGCAAGTGTTTGTATTAAGCCGGAAAGAGCATTTATCGAATAAAGAAATTGCTGAACAATTAGGGATTTCACCTAAAACGGTCGAAAATCATTTAACAATAGCCTTACGTCAGATTCGATCAACCATGGGTGATGTATTGTTCATTGTAGCGCTGTTTTTGCTTAATAATTGGAATTAA
- a CDS encoding FecR family protein: protein MDKKQFIEIIDKFLKEKANPKEQELLYKHYEAFQKNRQEWDDDEHGDYAEVQSSIYERVNKEIDSKERSFFNRHWVKVSIAACVLAVCSIGVYVRQGNIISKNRIATNHVIKPGGNEATLTLQDGSTILLSKVDVGEIAQQSGIKVIKTAEGKLVYTVTDNKGSQAESYNTIETPRGGEYQINLPDGSKVWLNAASSLRFPTMFNGNERKVELAGEGYFEIAKDKAHPFKVITQKQQVEVLGTHFNINAYNDNGDTKTTLLEGSVKASLINSSDSRMLKPGEQMIVNQEKISVVEVDTEEAIAWKNGYFMFNDESLETVMNKIARWYNVDIEYKGNNINKKFGGSISRFKDVNDVLSMLELTGSVHFKIEGRRVIVMP from the coding sequence ATGGATAAAAAACAATTTATTGAAATAATTGATAAGTTCTTAAAGGAAAAGGCAAATCCTAAAGAGCAAGAGTTATTGTATAAGCATTACGAGGCATTTCAAAAGAATAGACAGGAATGGGATGATGATGAACATGGTGACTATGCAGAAGTTCAATCATCTATTTATGAACGAGTTAATAAAGAAATTGATAGTAAGGAAAGAAGTTTCTTTAATCGTCACTGGGTTAAAGTTTCCATTGCCGCTTGCGTGTTAGCAGTTTGTTCTATTGGGGTTTATGTGAGACAAGGTAATATTATCTCTAAAAACAGGATTGCTACCAACCATGTAATTAAGCCCGGAGGCAATGAGGCTACGCTAACGCTTCAGGATGGTTCAACGATATTACTAAGCAAAGTGGATGTTGGAGAAATAGCTCAACAAAGCGGTATTAAGGTAATCAAAACAGCTGAAGGTAAATTAGTATATACTGTTACTGATAATAAAGGTTCTCAAGCCGAATCTTATAATACTATTGAAACTCCAAGAGGAGGGGAATACCAAATAAATTTACCTGACGGGTCAAAAGTTTGGCTCAATGCAGCTTCGTCTTTAAGATTTCCAACAATGTTTAATGGTAATGAGAGAAAGGTGGAGTTAGCCGGGGAAGGCTATTTTGAAATAGCCAAAGACAAAGCTCATCCATTTAAAGTAATTACACAAAAGCAACAGGTTGAAGTACTTGGAACCCATTTTAATATTAATGCATATAATGATAATGGGGATACAAAAACTACTCTTCTTGAAGGAAGCGTGAAAGCAAGCTTAATTAATTCAAGTGACTCAAGAATGCTAAAGCCTGGGGAGCAAATGATTGTGAATCAGGAAAAAATCAGTGTAGTAGAGGTAGATACTGAAGAAGCAATTGCTTGGAAAAACGGCTATTTCATGTTTAATGATGAGAGTTTGGAAACTGTAATGAACAAGATTGCCAGATGGTATAATGTAGACATTGAATACAAAGGAAATAATATAAACAAAAAATTTGGCGGATCGATATCTCGATTCAAAGATGTGAATGATGTTTTAAGCATGCTTGAATTAACAGGTTCAGTTCACTTTAAAATTGAAGGAAGGAGAGTTATTGTTATGCCGTGA
- a CDS encoding SusC/RagA family TonB-linked outer membrane protein has product MKLTLIMMITTFLQVSFASGQKVSIAEKNTSLEKVFKNLRKSTGYNFLYDTEVLKDAKLVSVQVNNVSVDYALNQIFKNQPLAYTIVKNTVVVQPKAVEEVIAPETVVASVKISGTVLDETGQPLPGVTIRVLGTSTAAVTNANGKYSIQAEVGNTLEFSFLGYKKQTITVRAGAGDINIKMMPDEKELEAVAVVAYGKQKKVSVVGSQATIKPSELKVPVRDLSTALAGRLAGIVATQRGGAPGADGAEIFIRGVATFASSPQGPLLVVDGVPDRSINNIDPEDVESFTVLKDASATAVYGTRGANGVILIHTKKGKVGKPQINAEFNQAFTQFTSLPKFLDAPQFMTLYNEGLVNRGQNPLYTEEEIEKHASGVDPDIYPNVNWYKEMFNKYGRNNRFTLNVSGGSENANYYISAGYFGEVGQFKRDAVQSYNSTLKLDRFNFTSNVGVNVTKTTKLDLGITGYVSNVNAPGYNSGNVNGIFNAATQTAPHIIPTRYSNGQWPQLSGTEASPFMYLTQSGFTNTYKNQIRSNIKVNQDLSQIITGLSASAMFAVDVNATNNLIRTRKLPTYYANALDGRGPDGSLVTNLSYTGNKDLSFDLKRYGDRRFYTEAALNYANKFGVHDVSALLLVNQSDYSDATARVENWVAAIPYRQRGFVGRANYGYKDKYYAEANFGYTGSENFSPANRFGFFPSVGAGWVVSNEKFFKSISEYIPHLKLRYSYGTSGNSSVNNPNNRFMYISRIEKGGGYSFGDTPSWSDGFYESWIGTNVRWETAYRQNLGFEMNLFRNDLELIVELFKENRNGILLANDNIPYMSGLAVTPIGNVGKTKNKGIDISLNYTRNWSPENFITFRGTFNMNKNLAVYDGRPAWKYPYQDHIGHSIGQRFGYVALGLFKDQNEIDNAAVQTGDVRPGDIRYKDLNGDGIINMDDQTAIGLGNTPRIIYGLNFGAGFKGFDVSLFFQGAGMMDFSYSSGYATTPFSQGATMGNMYDTVLDRWTPENPNPNAFYPRLSTSVTSTTNYYESTRWLRRADYLRLKSAELGYNFDGRLLNKIAVKRLRLFVNGTNLLTFSKWKFWDPELGDGRGTAYPNISTYNVGVRANFQ; this is encoded by the coding sequence ATGAAACTTACCCTAATTATGATGATTACTACCTTTTTGCAGGTGAGTTTTGCTAGTGGGCAAAAAGTTAGTATAGCTGAGAAAAATACTTCATTAGAAAAGGTATTTAAGAACTTGCGTAAGTCAACAGGCTATAATTTTCTTTATGATACGGAAGTGCTTAAAGATGCAAAGCTTGTTTCGGTGCAGGTTAATAACGTAAGTGTTGATTATGCCTTAAATCAAATTTTTAAAAATCAACCTTTAGCTTATACTATCGTTAAAAATACGGTTGTTGTACAACCTAAAGCAGTAGAGGAAGTTATTGCACCTGAGACTGTGGTTGCTTCAGTAAAAATTTCGGGAACTGTATTAGATGAAACTGGTCAGCCTTTACCTGGCGTTACAATTAGAGTTCTAGGAACTAGTACAGCTGCTGTAACCAATGCAAATGGTAAATACTCTATTCAGGCTGAGGTAGGTAATACCCTTGAATTTTCGTTTTTAGGTTACAAAAAACAAACTATTACAGTTCGCGCAGGAGCAGGCGACATTAATATAAAAATGATGCCTGATGAAAAAGAACTTGAAGCAGTAGCCGTTGTTGCCTACGGTAAACAAAAGAAAGTTAGTGTTGTTGGTTCGCAGGCTACAATTAAACCTTCTGAACTTAAAGTTCCGGTAAGAGATCTTTCTACTGCCCTTGCAGGTCGTTTGGCTGGTATAGTGGCCACTCAAAGAGGCGGTGCGCCAGGAGCCGATGGTGCAGAGATTTTTATTCGCGGTGTAGCAACTTTTGCAAGCAGTCCACAAGGGCCTTTATTGGTAGTTGATGGCGTTCCTGATCGATCGATTAATAATATTGATCCGGAAGATGTTGAAAGTTTTACTGTGTTAAAAGATGCTTCAGCAACTGCGGTTTATGGTACCCGTGGTGCCAATGGTGTAATTTTAATACACACCAAAAAAGGTAAAGTTGGTAAGCCGCAAATTAATGCGGAGTTTAACCAGGCTTTTACACAGTTTACCTCATTACCAAAGTTTCTGGATGCTCCACAGTTTATGACCCTTTATAACGAAGGTTTGGTAAATCGTGGGCAAAACCCTCTTTACACAGAAGAAGAGATAGAAAAACATGCAAGCGGTGTTGACCCTGATATCTATCCAAACGTTAATTGGTATAAAGAGATGTTTAATAAATATGGTCGTAATAATCGATTTACCCTTAATGTAAGCGGGGGGTCAGAAAATGCGAACTATTATATATCTGCAGGTTATTTTGGAGAGGTTGGACAGTTTAAACGCGATGCAGTTCAGTCCTACAATTCTACCTTAAAGTTAGATCGCTTTAACTTTACCAGTAATGTGGGGGTTAATGTTACCAAAACTACTAAATTAGACTTAGGTATTACTGGGTACGTTTCAAATGTTAATGCACCAGGTTATAATTCAGGAAATGTAAATGGCATCTTTAATGCTGCAACACAAACTGCACCGCATATTATTCCCACACGATATTCAAACGGGCAATGGCCTCAACTGTCAGGAACAGAAGCTAGCCCGTTTATGTATTTAACTCAATCAGGTTTTACCAATACCTATAAAAACCAGATTCGATCAAATATAAAGGTTAACCAAGATCTGAGTCAAATTATTACGGGCTTATCGGCTTCGGCTATGTTTGCAGTTGATGTTAATGCAACTAATAATTTAATCAGGACAAGAAAATTGCCAACCTATTATGCGAACGCGCTTGATGGCAGGGGACCTGATGGCAGTTTGGTGACCAACCTTTCATACACAGGCAACAAAGACTTATCGTTTGATCTTAAGCGTTATGGTGATAGACGATTCTATACGGAAGCAGCTTTAAACTATGCCAATAAGTTTGGGGTTCATGATGTATCTGCATTGTTACTGGTTAATCAGTCTGATTATAGCGATGCAACAGCTCGTGTAGAGAATTGGGTGGCTGCTATCCCTTATCGTCAACGAGGTTTTGTGGGAAGAGCTAATTATGGTTATAAAGATAAATACTATGCCGAAGCGAATTTCGGTTATACTGGTTCCGAAAACTTTTCGCCTGCTAATCGTTTTGGATTTTTCCCCTCAGTTGGAGCCGGTTGGGTAGTATCAAATGAGAAGTTCTTTAAATCAATAAGCGAATACATTCCTCATTTAAAACTGCGTTACTCATACGGTACTTCCGGGAACTCAAGTGTAAATAATCCCAATAACCGTTTCATGTATATTTCAAGGATAGAAAAGGGAGGTGGATATTCATTTGGCGATACTCCATCTTGGTCTGATGGTTTCTATGAAAGTTGGATAGGAACTAATGTTCGTTGGGAAACTGCTTATCGTCAAAACTTAGGTTTTGAAATGAATCTTTTCAGAAATGACCTGGAATTGATCGTTGAATTGTTCAAGGAAAACAGGAATGGTATTTTATTGGCCAATGACAATATCCCATATATGTCTGGTTTGGCAGTTACTCCAATTGGCAATGTTGGTAAGACAAAGAATAAAGGAATTGATATTTCATTAAATTATACCCGTAACTGGTCTCCTGAAAACTTCATTACCTTCAGAGGTACCTTCAATATGAACAAAAATTTAGCGGTTTATGATGGCAGACCTGCTTGGAAATATCCATATCAAGATCATATTGGCCATTCTATCGGCCAACGTTTTGGCTATGTGGCGCTGGGTTTGTTTAAAGATCAAAATGAGATTGATAATGCAGCTGTGCAAACCGGAGATGTACGACCAGGTGATATCAGATATAAAGATTTGAATGGTGATGGTATAATCAATATGGACGACCAAACTGCTATTGGCTTGGGTAATACACCTCGTATTATTTATGGCTTAAATTTCGGTGCCGGTTTCAAAGGCTTTGATGTTAGTTTGTTTTTCCAAGGTGCAGGCATGATGGACTTTAGCTATTCATCCGGTTATGCAACCACACCATTCTCTCAGGGAGCAACTATGGGAAACATGTATGATACAGTTCTTGATAGATGGACGCCTGAGAATCCTAATCCAAATGCGTTCTATCCTCGTTTATCAACAAGTGTGACTTCAACGACCAACTATTACGAAAGCACCAGGTGGCTTCGTCGTGCCGACTATTTACGCTTAAAAAGCGCTGAGTTAGGTTATAATTTTGATGGACGCCTTTTGAATAAAATTGCTGTAAAACGCTTACGCTTATTTGTAAATGGAACCAATTTATTAACCTTCTCTAAATGGAAATTCTGGGATCCCGAATTAGGTGATGGAAGAGGTACTGCGTATCCAAACATATCAACCTATAACGTAGGTGTTCGTGCAAACTTTCAATAA
- a CDS encoding RagB/SusD family nutrient uptake outer membrane protein: MKKILIKASFVFALSAALTTITGCRKDFFDTVPDDIVKTEEVFTNRAQTERWLAGIYSSVPDIWDIRYTYLYPLMSDESDASQWISPLINSGAIDPNNSPVKFEEYYEKIRLATILLENIDKNQEIASAANGDKIINQYKAEARFLRAYYYWLMMKELGPIAIAPLHSVKPDENLQIPRSSWDECVSFVLSEIALAKQDLPLLNYRYGESTVDPLQTGRINKLIALAIESQIKLYHASPLFNGNTELADFKNLDGKQLFNQTYDASRWSQAAEAAKAAIDAAEGAGKSLYKVTNSDPFRAAFLSCRDLYWDGVKTEGIWLRPQTNMWLYEAHVAPRSTEGTGWNGLSVVQSLVDDFRMKDGSSITGNPSYNENTYAAAGNQYYVSGTNTMYTNREPRFYAYVTFNGAVNPCIAKASTGSINNSRVEFFNTGNSGKAGHPRDFPKTGYVIRKNLNPSFSINSSALYRPTMIIRLAELYLNYAEALNEANPGHADILIYLNKVRTRAGLPALTGTISQDQMREELRLERRIELCFEAGHRYFDVRRWKIADKPGSNQGGQFFGMNIEKGTFLSDPAFHTRTVAFTRAAWQRKFYFMPMAQWEMDRNKQLVQFPGY; this comes from the coding sequence ATGAAAAAGATATTAATAAAAGCAAGTTTTGTTTTTGCCTTAAGTGCAGCATTAACTACAATTACCGGGTGCAGGAAAGATTTTTTTGATACAGTTCCTGATGATATTGTTAAGACAGAAGAAGTTTTTACTAACCGTGCTCAAACTGAAAGGTGGCTTGCCGGTATTTATAGCTCTGTACCTGACATTTGGGATATACGTTACACCTATCTATATCCTTTAATGAGTGACGAGTCTGATGCAAGTCAATGGATTAGTCCTTTAATCAATAGTGGAGCTATTGACCCCAATAATTCTCCGGTGAAATTCGAGGAGTATTATGAAAAAATTCGTCTAGCGACTATTTTGTTGGAGAACATTGATAAAAATCAAGAGATCGCATCTGCTGCTAATGGTGATAAAATCATCAACCAATACAAAGCCGAAGCTCGTTTTTTAAGAGCTTATTATTATTGGTTGATGATGAAAGAGCTGGGGCCGATTGCTATAGCACCTTTACATTCCGTAAAACCAGATGAGAACCTTCAAATTCCGAGAAGTTCATGGGATGAGTGTGTAAGCTTTGTTCTGTCAGAAATTGCCTTGGCTAAACAAGATTTACCCTTGCTTAATTACCGATACGGCGAGAGTACTGTTGATCCTCTACAAACGGGAAGGATTAATAAATTAATTGCACTGGCTATTGAGTCGCAGATTAAGTTATATCATGCCAGCCCATTATTTAACGGGAATACCGAACTAGCTGATTTTAAGAATCTGGATGGTAAGCAGTTATTCAATCAAACGTATGATGCTTCACGTTGGTCACAGGCTGCAGAAGCTGCTAAAGCTGCAATTGACGCAGCTGAGGGTGCAGGTAAGAGCTTATACAAAGTGACAAACTCTGATCCATTTAGAGCAGCATTTTTATCTTGTCGTGACCTGTATTGGGACGGTGTTAAAACAGAAGGCATTTGGTTAAGACCACAAACCAATATGTGGTTATACGAAGCACATGTGGCTCCTCGTTCAACCGAAGGGACAGGATGGAATGGCCTTTCTGTTGTTCAAAGTTTGGTTGATGATTTTAGAATGAAAGACGGCTCATCAATAACAGGAAATCCGTCATATAATGAAAATACTTATGCAGCTGCGGGGAACCAGTACTATGTTTCAGGAACAAACACCATGTACACTAACCGTGAGCCACGTTTTTACGCTTATGTAACTTTTAATGGTGCAGTAAATCCTTGCATTGCTAAGGCTAGTACCGGTTCGATTAACAATTCACGTGTAGAGTTCTTCAATACAGGTAACTCAGGCAAGGCTGGACATCCCAGAGATTTTCCTAAAACAGGCTATGTCATTCGCAAAAATCTTAATCCTTCATTTAGTATAAATTCCTCAGCGCTGTATCGGCCTACCATGATAATTCGTTTGGCTGAGTTATACCTGAATTATGCTGAAGCATTGAATGAAGCAAATCCTGGTCATGCAGATATCTTAATATACCTTAATAAGGTTCGTACTCGTGCCGGTTTACCTGCATTAACAGGGACAATTAGCCAGGATCAAATGCGTGAAGAGCTTCGTTTAGAAAGACGTATTGAACTATGCTTTGAAGCCGGTCATCGTTATTTCGATGTTCGACGTTGGAAAATTGCAGATAAACCAGGATCTAACCAAGGTGGTCAGTTCTTTGGGATGAACATTGAAAAGGGCACCTTTTTGTCAGATCCTGCTTTCCACACTCGTACTGTTGCATTTACCAGGGCGGCATGGCAACGTAAATTCTATTTTATGCCGATGGCTCAATGGGAAATGGACCGTAATAAGCAACTGGTACAGTTTCCAGGTTATTAA
- a CDS encoding discoidin domain-containing protein — MNIAKILAPAFILASIALSACEQAPEPYNELTDSKEGAFVYMGQVKSSVNELSLLPFTNEERTFTFSATFGALGYPKNDIPVKFIINDRAFDSVNTVRQAAGLPLYEKFPTNAYTLSGTEATIPAGQLTSNQLTLKYIANKFNPSKEYLMPITLQQAGGYAITREKSTAFVIAKVAEKLANRTGWIATASSEQPGENTGLASAVLDGKGETYWHSRWQSPAPVFPHWLKFDMNTARTVTKIALRTREWDDRGFTKFKIEGSLDGTTWTTLGNNLIFDPYKYDPEDPDQEYPLAPTEVRYLKLTMLEGNMSSTFLSEFIVYQF; from the coding sequence ATGAACATAGCAAAAATATTAGCTCCGGCATTTATACTTGCAAGTATAGCACTAAGTGCATGTGAGCAAGCTCCGGAACCTTATAATGAACTAACAGATTCTAAAGAAGGTGCATTCGTGTACATGGGTCAGGTAAAATCATCAGTTAATGAGTTATCCCTTCTCCCATTTACAAATGAAGAACGCACGTTTACTTTCAGTGCAACTTTTGGCGCTTTAGGCTATCCAAAAAATGATATACCTGTTAAGTTTATAATTAACGACAGGGCATTTGATAGTGTTAATACAGTTCGCCAGGCAGCAGGACTTCCTTTGTATGAGAAATTCCCTACGAATGCTTATACACTTTCAGGTACTGAAGCCACTATTCCTGCAGGTCAGTTAACTTCAAATCAGCTAACGCTGAAATATATTGCAAATAAATTTAATCCTAGTAAAGAATATTTAATGCCAATTACACTTCAGCAAGCAGGCGGATATGCTATTACTCGAGAGAAAAGTACCGCTTTTGTTATAGCCAAAGTAGCTGAGAAACTTGCCAACAGAACAGGTTGGATTGCAACAGCTTCTTCTGAGCAACCAGGGGAAAATACTGGTTTAGCTTCGGCAGTATTAGATGGTAAAGGAGAAACATATTGGCATTCAAGGTGGCAATCACCAGCGCCAGTATTTCCTCACTGGTTAAAGTTTGATATGAACACTGCAAGAACGGTAACCAAAATTGCATTACGTACGCGTGAGTGGGACGATAGGGGATTTACCAAATTTAAGATTGAAGGCAGTTTGGACGGTACAACATGGACTACATTAGGGAATAATCTAATATTTGATCCGTATAAGTATGACCCAGAAGACCCTGACCAGGAGTATCCTCTTGCGCCTACTGAAGTACGCTATTTAAAACTTACGATGCTTGAAGGTAATATGTCCTCAACGTTTTTGTCTGAGTTTATTGTTTATCAATTTTAA